The following proteins come from a genomic window of Malus sylvestris chromosome 4, drMalSylv7.2, whole genome shotgun sequence:
- the LOC126619611 gene encoding protein DMP10-like yields the protein MMSTPMAEPEPFVLHINPSAVPQLVHSAHEPAAFEQFVLQIGQSTAALPAVQIKPSDSAPPPPQPPPHHGTGILNLKVVEPILLHINSLSPPTPPPPPAVNSLSPSTPPPPPADTLIPITPTTTTTTTITTTNNNKPRQKVLSAAGSLANLLPTGTVLAFQAVTPSLSFNGRCHEFNKYLVAFVILVCSVICFVSSFTDSLKGKDDRVYYGIATSKGLRVFNNSETEERELLKAEELEKLKVKNRDFLHAFLSVFLFLIFAFSSSEVQGCYFPESRELDYSLATYLPLVAGLLATFLFTMVPTKRRGIGYNY from the exons ATGATGTCAACCCCCATGGCTGAGCCTGAACCATTTGTTCTTCACATAAATCCGTCAGCAGTACCACAGCTTGTTCATAGTGCTCATGAGCCGGCGGCTTTTGAACAGTTTGTGTTACAAATTGGACAGTCAACAGCAGCACTCCCGGCTGTACAAATTAAACCATCGGATtctgcaccaccaccaccacaaccaccaccCCACCATGGAACAGGTATTTTAAACCTCAAGGTAGTTGAGCCAATTTTGCTACACATAAACTCATTATCACCGCCGACGCCAC CTCCGCCACCGGCTGTAAACTCATTATCACCTTCGACGCCACCTCCGCCACCGGCTGATACCTTAATCCCAATAACtcctactactactactactactactattactactactaataataataaaccACGCCAGAAGGTACTAAGCGCCGCGGGTAGTCTTGCGAACCTTTTACCGACGGGTACCGTTCTTGCCTTCCAAGCCGTCACACCTTCACTTTCCTTCAACGGACGGTGCCACGAGTTTAACAAGTACCTTGTGGCATTTGTTATACTAGTTTGTTCTGTCATATGTTTCGTATCCTCGTTCACTGACAGCCTGAAAGGGAAGGACGATAGAGTATACTACGGCATTGCCACGTCCAAAGGTCTTCGGGTTTTCAACAACAGCGAGACTGAAGAGAGGGAGCTGCTCAAGGCGGAGGAGCTGGAGAAATTGAAAGTGAAGAACAGAGACTTTCTTCATGCGTTTCTGTCGGTGTTTCTGTTTTTGATCTTTGCTTTTAGCAGCTCAGAAGTTCAAGGCTGCTACTTTCCCGAGTCAAGAGAGTTGGACTATTCACTGGCCACATATCTGCCTTTGGTTGCAGGGCTTCTCGCAACTTTCTTGTTCACCATGGTGCCCACTAAGCGTAGAGGGATTGGCTACAATTATTGA